One Drosophila santomea strain STO CAGO 1482 chromosome X, Prin_Dsan_1.1, whole genome shotgun sequence DNA segment encodes these proteins:
- the LOC120455283 gene encoding uncharacterized protein LOC120455283 yields MMGNRAEGNGRLGILLLLGVLVVLMALPPPTAGTTDWMQSCGTCHCQWNSGKKSADCKNKALTKIPQDMSNEMQVLDFAHNQIPELRREEFLLAGLPNVHKIFLRNCTIQEVHREAFKGLHILIELDMSGNRIRELHPGTFAGLEKLRNVIINNNEIEVLPNHLFVNLSYLSRIEFRNNRLRQVQLHVFAGTMALSAISLEQNRLSHLHKETFKDLQKLMHLSLQGNAWNCSCELQDFRDFAISKRLYTPPTDCQEPPQLRGKLWSEVPSENFACRPRILGSVRSFIEANHDNISLPCRIVGSPRPNVTWVYNKRPLQQYDPRVRVLTSVEQLPEQTTQVLTSELRIVGLRASDKGAYTCVADNRGGRAEAEFQLLVSGDYAGAVSASDGMGMGAIGAPTLDPQTNMFLIICLIITTLLLLVLVAVLTLFWYCRRIKTYQKDTTMMSGDGLISSKMDKTHNGSMLEGSVIMEMQKSLLNEVNPVEKPPRRTDIESVDGGDDVLEIKKTLLDDTVYVANHSRDEEAVSVAMSDTTTTPRSRHTYVDDAYANSLPPDLLAFPARVPPTSPSMQSSQSNIPDQVIYGIRSPPSLTSPVYTHMTPHGIYGTKTMTAPHNGFMTLQHPKSRNLALIATANSSRQHQHQHHHQLQQHQQQQQQQQQQQQHPLASTSPFLPAPVVYSPATGVVMKQGYMTIPRKPRAPSWAPSTSGAAGHGTIQLSEFQSPTSPNPSETGTATTAELQAEPVYDNLGLRTTAGGNSTLNLTKIAGSQAAGQQYSMRDRPLPATPSLTSVSSATNASKIYEPIHELIQQQQQLQQHQQQQQQQQRLGSMDTEPLYGVRQQGITILPGSSISGAGLGHAAYLSPGSGAAVSPSHASSSGDSPKAAKIPPRPPPKPKKKMSVTTTRSGQGSTSQLFDDEGEDGTEV; encoded by the exons ATGATGGGCAACCGAGCGGAGGGGAACGGACGACTGGGcatcctcctgctgctgggaGTGCTGGTGGTGCTCATGGCActgccaccacccaccgcgGGCACCACCGACTGGATGCAGAGCTGCGGCACCTGCCACTGCCAGTGGAACTCGGGCAAGAAGAGCGCCGACTGCAAGAACAAGGCGCTCACCAAGATACCGCAGGACATGAGCAACGAGATGCAGGTGCTGGACTTTGCCCACAACCAAATACCCGAGCTGCGGCGCGAGGAGTTCCTACTGGCCGGGCTGCCCAATGTGCACAAGATCTTTCTGCGCAACTGCACCATCCAGGAGGTGCATCGCGAGGCGTTCAAGGGACTGCACATCCTCATCGAGCTGGACATGTCGGGCAATCGCATACGGGAACTGCATCCGGGCACGTTCGCCGGCCTGGAGAAGCTGCGCAACGTGATCATCAACAACAACGAGATCGAGGTGCTGCCCAACCATCTGTTCGTCAACCTGAGCTACCTGTCGCGCATCGAGTTCCGCAACAATCGCTTGCGACAGGTGCAGCTGCACGTCTTCGCCGGAACGATGGCGCTGAGCGCCATTTCGCTGGAGCAGAATCGCCTCTCGCATCTGCACAAGGAGACTTTCAAGGATCTGCAGAAGCTGATGCATCTGTCGCTGCAGGGCAACGCTTGGAACTGCAGCTGCGAGCTGCAGGACTTTCGCGACTTTGCGATCAGCAAGCGACTATATACGCCGCCCACCGACTGCCAGGAGCCGCCCCAGCTGCGCGGCAAACTGTGGAGCGAGGTGCCATCGGAGAACTTCGCCTGCCGGCCGCGCATCCTCGGCTCCGTGCGCTCCTTCATCGAGGCGAATCACGACAACATCTCGCTGCCCTGCCGCATCGTCGGCAGTCCGCGTCCCAATGTCACCTGGGTGTACAACAAGCGGCCATTGCAGCAATACGATCCCCGGGTGCGCGTCCTCACCTCTGTGGAGCAGCTGCCGGAGCAGACCACCCAGGTGCTCACCTCGGAGCTGCGCATTGTCGGCCTGAGGGCCTCCGACAAGGGCGCCTACACCTGTGTGGCAGATAACCGTGGCGGACGTGCGGAGGCCGAGTTCCAGCTGCTTGTGAGCGGCGACTATGCCGGCGCCGTTTCCGCCTCCGatggcatgggcatgggcgcCATTGGAGCACCAACCCTGGATCCGCAGACGAACATGTTCCTCATCATCTGCCTGATCATCAccacgctgctgctgctggtgctcgTGGCGGTGCTGACGCTCTTCTGGTACTGCCGTCGCATCAAGACCTACCAGAAGGACACCACCATGATGAGCGGCGACGGCCTGATCTCCTCCAAGATGGACAAGACGCACAACGGCTCCATGCTCGAGGGCTCCGTCATCATGGAGATGCAGAAGAGCCTCCTCAACGAGGTCAATCCCGTCGAGAAGCCACCGCGCCGCACCGACATCGAGAGCGTGGATGGTGGCGACGACGTGCTCGAGATCAAGAAGACGCTGCTCGACGACACCGTTTATG TGGCCAATCACTCGCGCGATGAGGAGGCCGTCTCAGTGGCCATGTCGGATACGACGACCACGCCCCGATCTCGACACACCTACGTGGATGATGCGTACGCAAACAGCTTGCCACCGGATCTGCTGGCCTTTCCCGCCCGCGTGCCGCCCACCTCGCCCTCGATGCAGTCCTCGCAGTCGAACATCCCCGACCAGGTGATCTACGGCATCCGCTCGCCGCCGTCGCTGACCAGTCCGGTCTACACGCACATGACGCCGCACGGCATCTACGGCACCAAGACGATGACGGCACCGCACAACGGCTTCATGACGCTGCAGCATCCCAAGTCGCGCAACCTGGCGCTCATCGCCACCGCCAACAGCAGTCGCcagcaccagcatcagcatcaccaccaactgcagcagcatcagcagcagcagcagcaacagcagcagcagcagcaacatccgcTGGCCAGCACATCGCCCTTCCTGCCCGCACCGGTCGTCTACTCGCCGGCCACGGGCGTGGTCATGAAGCAGGGATACATGACCATTCCGCGCAAGCCGCGCGCCCCCAGCTGGGCGCCCAGTACGTCCGGCGCCGCTGGCCACGGAACCATTCAGCTAAGTGAGTTCCAGAGCCCCACATCGCCGAATCCCAGCGAGACGGGCACAGCCACCACAGCGGAACTGCAGGCGGAGCCCGTGTACGATAACTTGGGACTGCGCACCACCGCCGGCGGCAACTCCACCCTCAATCTGACCAAGATCGCCGGCTCGCAGGCCGCTGGTCAGCAGTACTCGATGCGGGACCGGCCACTTCCGGCTACGCCCAGCCTCACATCGGTGTCCTCGGCGACCAATGCCAGCAAGATTTACGAGCCCATACACGAGCTGattcagcagcaacagcagttgcaacagcatcagcagcagcagcagcagcagcagcgactgGGCTCCATGGACACGGAACCCCTGTACGGAGTTCGGCAACAGGGGATCACGATACTGCCCGGCTCCAGCATTAGTGGGGCCGGACTGGGCCACGCCGCCTACCTTTCACCCGGCTCGGGTGCTGCCGTCTCGCCGAGTCacgccagcagcagcggcgactCCCCGAAGGCCGCCAAGATcccaccacgcccaccaccGAAGCCCAAGAAGAAGATGTCCGTGACGACGACGCGCAGCGGCCAGGGCAGCACCAGCCAGCTCTTCGACGACGAGGGCGAGGATGGCACCGAGGTCTAG